The sequence below is a genomic window from Candidatus Margulisiibacteriota bacterium.
GACTTAAGAAGAAGGTTTTTGTCTCTACCGGCGGCGCGGAGCTGAAAGAGATCGAAAGAATTATTAAATTGCCCGGCGGCGAGAAGCTCTGCTTTTTGCTCGGCTTTCAGTCTTTCCCGACCCCGCCGGAGGAGTCGCAATTGAACAGGCTGGAATATTTGCGCGAGCGTTACGGCTGCAACGTCGGTTTTATGGACCATAGCGATCCGCGCGATCTTTTTGCCGCCGTTTTGCCCTGCCTGGCCGTGGCCAAGGGGGCTTGCGCCGTGGAAAAGCACGTCTATCTCGCGAATCGGAAAAAGACCTATGATTGGCAATCCGCCATTGATTTCCATGAACTGGATAAACTGCGCGCCTTATTGGTCAAGACGCAAGCGGCGTGTGGTTCGGGAGAATTCAAGCTTACCAGGCTTGAAAAAGAATATTTCCTGAAAAAAAGAAAGATTGCCGTTGCGGCGCGAGCCCTCGAGGCCGGGGAGAAACTTAAGGCCAACTCTCTCGCTTTTAAGCTGGGGGAGATGGTTGGCGGCGAAAAAGGCCTTTATCGAAAAGAAATTGCCGATTATTTGGGCCGGAAATTGAGGCGCGTCGTCGGTAAGGACGAGATTCTATTGAGAAATATGTTTGTGAAAGGGTGAAAAAATGATGGTAACAGCGATAAAAGAAAGCCAGGGGATCGAAGAGAAGCTAAGGACCGATAAATTCAAGGACGACTTTTTCTCTTTGCTTGAAAAAGATGTCAACGAATTGATCAATCCTTATCGCGCTTCATTCGCCAAGATCAACTGTCCGTGCTGCGATCGGCGGGAGACTCCGGAGGCGTTCGTAAAAGGCCAGTTCTCTTTTCACGCTTGCCCAGATTGCGACACCCTCTTTATCAATCCCCGTCCGACCAAAAAGACGCTTGATAATTTTTATATCAATTCGAAGGCGATCGCGCTGTTTACCAGGGAATTAATGAAAAACGAAAAATCCAGAACAAAATATATTTTTGAGCGGCGCGCCCGGCAGGTGCTTGATTTTTTAGGCGGCGTTGGCAAAACGACTGGCCGGTTGGTTGAGATCGGGTGCAGTATCGGGACTTTTCTGGAGATCATTAAAGAAAAAAACCGATTTTCGGTCGAAGGAGTAGATCCTGATGATGGGGCTTGCCGCGCCTGCGCCGCGAAGGGGATTAAAGCGCATAAAACAACGCTCGAAAGTTTTAGGGCTCCGTCGTCCCGTTACGATATCGCCCTCAATTTTGAAACGATCGAGCATATTTTTTCTCCTTACGAGTTTCTCCGCAAAATAAATCAACTGTTAAAAAAAGGGGGGTATCTTGGCTTTACTACTCCCAATCGACATGGTTTTGATATGATGACTTTGGGACAATCATATAAAAATATTCATGGGCCATGCCATCTTAATTATTTTAATGTTGATACGATCGATTTACTGCTTAAACGATGCGGGTTTAAGGTTGTCAAAAAGATGACCCCGGGAATTTTGGATATTGAAGTGGTTAGAAAGCAGATTTTAGCCGGGGTTGCGCCAACTGTGCCGCCTTTTATTAAATATATCGCTTGTGAAGCGGACGATCAACAGCGAAACAATTTTCAAGAATATTTGAGAAACAATCGCTTGAGCGGCAATATGCTTATTTTTGCCCAAAAAACTGGGAAGGGTGAATGACATGAAATTACTTTTTGTTTACATGAACGCGACAATGAGGGGTTCATTCCCGATCGGATTGACCAATCTGGCGAGTTATTTGAAATCGCTGGGGCATGAGATCGAGATTTTTGATACGACTTTTTACCGCCAGTATACGGAGAAGAATCGGAACAAAGTTGGCGAGAAATTCGGCTTATATAAACCGATTGAAAATCCTGTTGTTTTTGAATACCTTGACTCGGATGCCGAGGCCGATCTTCATAACAAAATCCGCGAATCTAAGCCTGATCTGATTGGTTTTTCCATCCTTTCAGCAAATTATTATCATGCCATTAAATGGTCCCGTAAAATCAAAGAGGTTTTTCCCGGTCTGCCGGTCATATACGGTGGCTTGCATCCTTCGATCTGTCCCGATCAGGTGATCGCTGAGCCGTCGGTCGATATGATCTGCCTCGGCGAGGGGGAATACGCGCTGGATGAGCTTTTGCGCCGCCTCGACAAGAAGCAGGATATCACGGACGTCAGGAATCTTTGGGTCAAACAGAATGGGCAGATCTATAAAAATCCTTTGCGGGAGTTGATCTCGCTTGATAAACTCCCAGTTTTGGACTGGAGCTTTTTTTCCGAACAGCACATTTATGCCCCTTTGAATGGTCGCATGCGCCGGATCGGGTCGGTCGAGTTTAGTCGGGGCTGTCCGTACTCATGCAATTACTGTTCGTGTACCGCCTTAAGGAATTTAACTGCGCCGCAAAAATATTTGAGGCATAAGACCATCGATCGGGCGATTGAAGATTTGATAGTCCTTAAAGATAAATATAAGGTTGAAATGTTTTACTTTTTGGACGAGACCTTTTTATCGATGGAAATAAACTTGTTTAAAGATTTGGCTAAAATATACAAGCGCGAGGTGGGGCTTCCTTTTTACGCGATGACGCATCCGTTTTCCGTGACCGAAGAAAAAGCCAAGATTGTCGATGACATGGGCTGTTATCTGATGACGATCGGGATCGAGGTCGGCAATGAGAAGTTCCGCGGCGAAGTCCTGAACCGGCGGGTCCCCAATACCAAGATCATTGAGGCTTTTGACATTTTTCACAATAAAACCAAGGTTCTTCCTTCCGCTTTTGCGATGATCGGTTTGCCCTTTGAAACCCGCGAACTTATTTTTGACACGATCGAATTGTTTAGGCGGTGTAAGCCCGCGACCTATTCGGTAGGTATTTTTCAGCCTTTTATGGGATCGAAATTGCGCCAAGTTTGCATTGATAATGGTTTTTTTGACCCGACTGGAGATATCTATGAGTATCCTAGTGAAACGAGTGTTTTGACCATGCCCCAGTTGTCAAAGGCGGAGATTGAGAAACTATACAGAACGTTCATGTTATATACCAAAGTTGACAAAAACCTCTTTCCGCTAGTAAAAAAAGCCGAAGATGATGATGTTTTGTTGGCTGAATTGATTAGTCAGTATCAGCAGGGAAAAGGTTAAGATGGCGAAAGAGATCGTTGGGCTAGTCGCGGTCCGGACCGAATCGACCCGCTTGCCTGGCAAAGCTTTCCGTCCTTTGGCCGGAAAACCCCTGTTGGAAGTCCTGGTCGACCGTTTACTGGCGACCAAAGAGCTGGACGATTTTATTATTTGCGCGACCGTCAATCCTTCGGACGACAAGGTCGAAGAGTTTTGCCTGACCAAAAAAGTGAAGTGTTACCGTGGAGAGGTGAAGAACGTTCTTGATCGGTTTCTGGGCGCGACATCTCT
It includes:
- a CDS encoding N-acetylneuraminate synthase family protein, producing MKKNAFPLLIAEIANCHAGDEVYLFELVDGVCQTAADAVKFQLIIADELLVPHHSQYSLFKSFEFSFSFWKKVVARVKAAHKKVAFDVFGDRSLALAADLNADLFKVYASDVDDLEFIKKVVGLKKKVFVSTGGAELKEIERIIKLPGGEKLCFLLGFQSFPTPPEESQLNRLEYLRERYGCNVGFMDHSDPRDLFAAVLPCLAVAKGACAVEKHVYLANRKKTYDWQSAIDFHELDKLRALLVKTQAACGSGEFKLTRLEKEYFLKKRKIAVAARALEAGEKLKANSLAFKLGEMVGGEKGLYRKEIADYLGRKLRRVVGKDEILLRNMFVKG
- a CDS encoding B12-binding domain-containing radical SAM protein, with the translated sequence MKLLFVYMNATMRGSFPIGLTNLASYLKSLGHEIEIFDTTFYRQYTEKNRNKVGEKFGLYKPIENPVVFEYLDSDAEADLHNKIRESKPDLIGFSILSANYYHAIKWSRKIKEVFPGLPVIYGGLHPSICPDQVIAEPSVDMICLGEGEYALDELLRRLDKKQDITDVRNLWVKQNGQIYKNPLRELISLDKLPVLDWSFFSEQHIYAPLNGRMRRIGSVEFSRGCPYSCNYCSCTALRNLTAPQKYLRHKTIDRAIEDLIVLKDKYKVEMFYFLDETFLSMEINLFKDLAKIYKREVGLPFYAMTHPFSVTEEKAKIVDDMGCYLMTIGIEVGNEKFRGEVLNRRVPNTKIIEAFDIFHNKTKVLPSAFAMIGLPFETRELIFDTIELFRRCKPATYSVGIFQPFMGSKLRQVCIDNGFFDPTGDIYEYPSETSVLTMPQLSKAEIEKLYRTFMLYTKVDKNLFPLVKKAEDDDVLLAELISQYQQGKG
- a CDS encoding class I SAM-dependent methyltransferase — protein: MMVTAIKESQGIEEKLRTDKFKDDFFSLLEKDVNELINPYRASFAKINCPCCDRRETPEAFVKGQFSFHACPDCDTLFINPRPTKKTLDNFYINSKAIALFTRELMKNEKSRTKYIFERRARQVLDFLGGVGKTTGRLVEIGCSIGTFLEIIKEKNRFSVEGVDPDDGACRACAAKGIKAHKTTLESFRAPSSRYDIALNFETIEHIFSPYEFLRKINQLLKKGGYLGFTTPNRHGFDMMTLGQSYKNIHGPCHLNYFNVDTIDLLLKRCGFKVVKKMTPGILDIEVVRKQILAGVAPTVPPFIKYIACEADDQQRNNFQEYLRNNRLSGNMLIFAQKTGKGE